In Sulfolobales archaeon, the genomic window TTTTAAAGGCGCATGGATCAACAGCGATCTCCAGGATAAAGGGGTCAGCAGAAGGTTCCATAGTTATGGTAGATACAAAAACAGCCGATGCTGGAGGCCTAGAAGCTGAGATCGTTGCAAACGCCGGTGGAGACGCCATGAGTGTTCTCGCGCTATCTAGTGATGAGGTTATCCAGGAGACTATTTCGAGGGCCAGGGATCTTGGTGTGTCAGCCTGGGTTGATATGATCCATGTCCAGGATCCTTTGAAAAGGGCTGAGGAGCTGAGGAGCCTAGATCCAGATATATTGGTTATACACGTAGGGGTTGATGTACAGAGGAGG contains:
- a CDS encoding orotidine 5'-phosphate decarboxylase / HUMPS family protein, whose product is MPREDLLKKISQGPLLQIALDIVDLDLASRIARDAAKVGFDIVEVGTPLLKAHGSTAISRIKGSAEGSIVMVDTKTADAGGLEAEIVANAGGDAMSVLALSSDEVIQETISRARDLGVSAWVDMIHVQDPLKRAEELRSLDPDILVIHVGVDVQRRRGITVDVLEKVVREAVERGFRVAVAGGIRGESIKRMASIGASIII